The window attccctttgtcatcggtatgttactttcccgagattcgatcgtcggtatatccatacctagttcaatctcgttaccggcaagtctctttactcgttccgtagtgcatcatcctgtaactaactcattagtcacattgcttgcaaggcttcatatgatgtgcattactgagaggccccagagatacctctccgatactcggagtgacaaatcctaatctcgatatatgccaagccaacaaacaccttcggatacacctgtagagcatctttataatcacccagttacgttgtgacgtttcatagcacacaaggtattcctccggtgcccaggagttgcataatctcatagtcagaggaatatatatttgacacgaagaaagcagtagtaatAAAACGGAACAACCATTATGCTAaggtaacggatgggtcttgtctatctcatcattccactaatgatgtgatttcgtttatcaaatgacaactcatgtccatggataggaaacttaatcatctttgatcaacgagctagtctagtagaggcatactagggacacggtgttctgtctatgtattcacacatgtatcaagtttctggttaatacaattctagcatgaataattaacatttctcatgaataagaaaatataaaataacaactttattattgaatctagggcatatttccttcaggcgacGCAATGCTCATAAATTTGGTCAGCTAACATAGAGAGAGCAAGACTTCGACTTTAGTTTCTGAAGATGATGAAAGAATCTCAGTTAATTATTTACATCTCATTTCCCAACCCGGTTATCATCAGAGTGTAAACCGTGTCTTTGAGTTGCGTGTAGGTTATTTGAATGTATTGAATTTCTATAGTTATATTAAGATCCATATTACCAAAACTTGTAGGTTATGACGGGATATCCCAATGGACAAGGAATAATTCTTGTTCAGACGCATGATGCCCATGGGTGACTGTTGGTGCCAGCTGGTGCTGTCCCATCGTGGCAATATAGATTTGTAGGCGGGGGTAAAGGCCGGTGATGGCATCGAGAAAAATTACCACGAGCAAGGCATCGACATTGTACAGTAACACGGGCGTATGTGTGCCCTCTGCATGGCGGCGACGGGTATCCATCGGAGCAAGGACAACGGCGCGCACACACATACATGTTTAAAATGGTGCTCGATGCCGCAGGGCCTATCTGGCATGTGGATGGTACATGTCTGATTGTCAGCATTGGATTCCGAGCGGTCCATTAAATTTAAAGACGTTAGTTTTACTTTACAAAATATTCATGACTTATATCCTCTTCTATCAAGTGTGAGTGGAGGAAGGGAGAGACTGGAAAAAGTGGAGAGAAAAGGTTATTATAGGATGATTGTTATAGAGTCACTCAAATATATGCATTGTAGCCCGTACCAAAACACGGACGTTCTGCTAGTCTATTTTGTATCCCACACCATCTGTACTTTTTATCAATAAATCTTGGTTTGACCAGAAAAAAACGTACTGACCAGCATACAAGATTGTACCACCTCGATGTGTAAACTGGTTTAAATGCGAGACGCTGAATTGTGCCGCCCCCTACCATTTGCAATTGATTTTTGTCCCCCCGATCGAGGCGACAAGTGTTGAGATGGTTGCGGGGAGCTGAACCAAAACATGGCGGGCGACGATCCCGCCGTCCTTCCATTTAAGTCCCCGCCACGTTCGTCATTTTGATCATTTctcgcctcctctccctccctccttcccGTCCTTCCTTATACCTACTTCCCGGCCGGTCTCTCGATCGCAACCTTACTCCTCGCCACCACGACACGCACACGTACCAGCAGACGCCCGGATCCAGAGCTAGCCAGCCGGACGTGATCGATGGAGATCGCCACGCCGCCGCCGGAGTTCCGCTTCGATGGCGCGGTCCTCGATGACGACGCCTACCCCGCGGGGTCCGCGAGCATCAGGAACCCGTTCGGTTCCGCCGATGCGTTGGAGGCCGGCAACCCGTTCCTGGCCACCACGGCGGTGACCGCGCCCCCGTCGCCCAACCCGTTCGGGCTCCTCCCGCCCGACGTCTCCGCCGACGGCCTCTCCGACGGCGCCGACCCCTTCGACCTCTTCCAGCACTTCGCCAGCGCCCCCGCCAGCCCGGAGCGCGCGGCTGCCATATACGCGCAGTTCTCCGGCGCCGGCGACGGTGGCGACGGCTTCCAGCCCCGCGCGTCGTACTCTACGCGCCGCACGGTCGAATCCGCCGTGCCGTTCGACTGGGAGGAGAAGCCGGGGACACCGAAGCCCGGGGTCGGCTCCGGTGCGACGGCGACCGGGGACGGCGAGAACGCGGACTTCGACTTCGGCATCCTCCTGGACCGGAGCGCGCAGGAGCCGGATCAGCTGACGACGGCGGACGAGCTCTTCGACGAAGGCAAGATCCGGCCGCTCAAGCCGCCGCCGCGTCTGCTCGACGGCGGCAGCGTGGGCTCGTCGCCACGGTCGGCCAGGTCCGCGATGTGGTCTCCCCGGCTTCGGGGCCTGACCGGGCCCGGTCCGGACTTCGACCCGTTCGCCACAGCCATGGCGAACGCGTCCAAGGCGGCCGCGCCATCCCCCCTCGGCCCCGGCGTCAAAGACGCAGTGCCCGACACCGCAACAGACACCTTGCCGATGAATCCCGACTCCGTCGCGTCGCCACGCTCCGTCCCACCGACCGCGAACAATGGCGGCAGGAAGAAATGGCGGCTCAGCGACCTGCTCCTGTTCCGGAGGCTATCGGCCAAAGGACGCGCCGGGGGCAGCACCATCAGCAGGGAGCCGGTGTTCAAGTACTCGCCGGTGCAACATCTGGGCACGCCGGTCAAGAAGACAGAACCCGTGGGTGCCACTGCCAATGGCGACGCCCCGGCGGGCGGGAAGCAGAAGAAGCAAAACAAGTTCAGCGCGACGGCGGGGGCAGAAGACGGCGCAGCGCGGCACGGGCTGAGCCTGATGGGGTGCGTCCGGCTGAACCCCGGGCTGCACCGGCTGGCCAAGGGCCTCAACGGGTCCTCCACGTCGCACTTAGGCCGCCGCACCGCCAGGGCGGCCATGCACAGCGGGTAAATGATCATCGAACCCGCTCGTCATCGAACCCGGCGATCGCCGCCCTAGCAGAACGAGAGACACCGTTTTTATTCCTCCAAGCATTTCGCCATTTTTACCTTGAAAACACTGTACACCGCGATTCAGAAGAAATGTTTTTCACCGTGACTTTTTACCATGTCCTACGTGCCGTGTGTTCCTTGGCACTAAAAGCTGGTGGTGCTGGTCATGTCGTGCTCGATCGTTTGCTGTTAAGGTAATGCTAGATTCGACGGATTGTTTGACGAGATCGACGGAATTGGGTCAAAAGGCCGGACAACGTGACGATGATGCCTGCCTCCGAGTCCACGCCAAGCCATGCCATGCACGAACAGGTGTTCCCTCCCCTGACGTACCCGCCGGACATTCCCTCCACGCGCGGCGCCACGACGTGCGCTGCATCTTCCCGAGGAAGCAAGATAATGTGGATGTGACGAGCTACATATCCGGAGGATTCGGCTCGATTCGGATGCACCAGGCATGCACAACGTCGTTGGTGTCGGGGGTGGTGGGACGGGGAGTCGGGGAGGGACAAGGTGCGGCTGATCCAGGTAGGTTGCTGCTCCTCCATCACGGCCGAGGTTTTTTCAACGCCATCCTTGTCCTGCCGACCAAAACGGAACGGTGGTTGCTGCTGCGCATGGATTTTGTCTAGCTTTGGAGCGCGCTTTGCCGCGTTGCGGATGGGCAAGTGGACCGTACCATCGTTGGTCGTTACCGACAGGTCCATCCGTCCATGTAGCATTTCCCCAAGTGAAACACCGATTGCGGGGAACGATAGACATAGATTTGGGCTTCACGGTGCTAGCGTTAAGGACATCTTTAATGTCGATCAAGACGGACATCCCAAACGTCTATAGACACGTCCAGACATGTTCGTGATAATGGATAAAGGGGAGGTCATCCAACCCTATTCATCAAGGACACATCTAGCCTTTTGGAAAGCTAATGTGAGCCCATCAGGTCGAAAAACCCTAAGACGACTGAGAGGCAATCACGTGGCGGTCGGGTGAGAGCCGGCTTGCTACGGTTTCTGCGCTGGGTTGTCGATCTTCCAACGGTGCAAGGACTTGCGTCAGCCCCGAGCTTGCACGACTTGGCGTTAGAGATCTCCTGTTCAATGTCTCCAATGGCGACGCGATGGGGGCAGGGCAGCAACGCCTGCGAAtacactcactagtagaaaacagggctttcgtccaggccagtttagcccattagtcccggttcaatccagaaccgggaccaatgaagctatttgccccggttcgtgagcccagggggccggccgagccacgtgggccattggtcccggttcgtccggaccttttggtcccggttggtgggacgaaccgggaccaatggtcctggctcctggcccaccactattggtcccggttggtggcatgaaccgggaccaaaagggttacctttagtcccggttcatgccaccagccgggaccaatggtgctgcctatatatagcccctcgcgcaagagcagagcacactgctctgttttttctggccgagggggagagggcttggtggtgctctagctcacctcctatgcacacaaggtgttcgatggaatgcccgagccacactacttaaggtttctcctctccaagctcgaccgccaagctccattttcctcaatatttatctaggtttagcggtccgtcacgccccgtccccgtcttcaccgccgtcgatcacccgcgccgatctcatcgccggcaccaccgtggtgagcctcttgttcttatcttctttctgaaaggaaaaatattattacttgtttgtttagatagatacttgtattattttcttacttttattattgcatcttatatagtgcgccgatggttttggtatccgcccccgtcggccctcgtcctgtctatgattcggatgtggtatatattatcttttcataactattggttcatttattgtttatgaaaattatgccgaccaacgtgacatagattttatttatctaggaggttgttgaaccggaaattccaaccgaccctattgtcgagaggttaaatttagttgaagaagaaaacaatttcttgaaggaaaaaataaaaaaaacttaaggaggagaagatgatattggagttgcatgttggggatgtcgtcgatgatcacaagatcaagatggatgcaatgcgcttgaagatgagaaagattagaaaatatgccattcataccgaggcttggtatcattatgccgttggatcagttgttaccttggttgcgattatgatcgcatttgttttcacattgaaatgttttacatagtttcaatgtatggtttaattaatttagatgctctgcagagctttatgttgctagatgagaactatgtatctactttggtttttatgtgatgatgaacttttattaatttggtcacttaattatctattcatgatgttctgtaataatttttgacacacttaattatatataatgcacgcagatgaaccggcaatggatgtacggtgacagacacacctccgaatacattaagggcgtgcatgattttctcgaagtggctgaggcaaacaagcaggatggttttatgtgttgtccatgccctatatgtgggaatacgaagtcttactctgaccggaaaatccttcacacccacctgctttacaagggtttcatgccacactataatgtttggacgaggcacggagaaataggggttatgatggaagacggcgaggaagaagagtacgatgacaactatgtgccccccgaATAcgatgatgctactgaacatcaagatgcaccagacgatgtgcacgatggtgctgcaacgggcgaagctgctgaagatcaagaggaaccagacgatgtgcccgatgatgatgatctccgccgggtcattgtcgatgcaaggacacaatgcgaaagtcaaaaggagaagctgaagttcgatcgcatgttagaggatcacaaaaaggggttgtaccccaattgtgaagatggcaacacaaagctcggtaccgtacacgAATTGCTGGAGTGGAagacagagaatgctgtgcctgataaaggatttgagaagctactaaaaataatgaagaagaagcttccaaaggataacgaattgcccgacagtacatacgcagcaaagaaggtcgtatgccctctaggattggaggttgagaagatacatgcatgccctaatgactgcatcctctaccgcggtgcctacaaggatctgaacgcatgcccggtatgcggtgcattgcggtataagatcagacgagatgaccctggtgatgttgacggcgagcctcccaggaagagggttcctgcgaaggtgatgtggtatgctcctataataccacggttgaaacgtctgttcagaaacggagagcatgccaagttgatgcgatggcacagtgaggaccgtaagaaagacgtgaagttgagagcacccgctgacgggtcgcagtggagaaaaattgagagaaagtactgggatgagtttgcaaaggacccaaggaacgtatggtttgctttaagcgcggatggcattaatcctttcggggagcagagcagcaatcacagcacctggcccgtgactctatgtatgtataaccttcctccttggatgtgcatgaagcggaagttcattatgatgccagttctcatccaaggccctaagcaacccggcaacgacattgatgtgtacctaaggccattagttgaagaacttttacagctgtggaatggaaacagtgtacatacgtgggatgagcacaaacaggaggaattcaacctaaaggcgttgctgttcgtgaccatcaacgattggcccgctctcagtaacctttcaggacagacaaacaaggaataccacgcatgcacgcactgtttacttgacaccgatagtatatacctggcaagctgcaggaagaatgtgtacctgggccattgtcgatttcttccgaccaaccatctatgtcgaaagaaaggcaagcatttcaaaggcgaggcagatcaccggaagaagcctgccatgcgtaccggtgatcacgtacttgctatggtcaatgatttacacgtaatctttggaaagggtcccggcggactagctgttccgaatgacgctgagaatcacgcacccatatggaagaagaaatctatattttgggacctaccctactggaaagacctagaggtccgctcttcgatcgacatgatgcacgtgacgaagaacctttgcgtgaacctgctaggcttcttgggcgtgtatgggaagacaaaagatacacctgaggcacgagaggacctgcaacgcttgcacgaaaaagagggcatgcctccgaagcagtatgaaggtcctgccagctacgctcttacgaaagaagagaaagaaatattctttcaatgcctgctcggtatgaaggtcccgactggcttctcgtcgaatataaagggaataataaatatgccagagaaaaagttccagaacctaaagtctcatgactgccacgtgattatgacgcaactgcttccggttgcattgagggggcttctaccggaaaacgtccgactagccattgtgaagctatgtgcattcctcaatgcaatatctcagaaggtgatcgatccagaaatcgtaccaacgctaaggagtgatgtggcgcaatgtcttgtcagtttcgagctggtgttcccaccatccttcttcaatatcatgacgcacatcctagttcatctagtcgacgagattgtcattccggggcccgtatttctacacaatatgtacccctttgagaggttcatgggagtcctaaagaaatatgttcgtaaccgcgctaggccagaaggaagcatctccatgggccatcaaacagaggatgtcatcgggttttgtgttgacttcattcctggccttaagaagataggtctccctaaatcgcggtatgaggggacactgactggaaaaggcacgcttggaagggactcaataatatgcagggacggatattcttggtctcaagcacactacacagttctacagaactctaccttggtgaccccgtatgtcgatgaacacaagaacagtctgcgctccaaacacccggagcagtgcgacgactggattacatgtgaacacatcaggactttcagcagttggttggaaacacgtctcagaggtgacatcactgtttgtgatgagctgtacttgttgtccaggggaccatcttcgactataatgatttggaaaggatacgagataaatgggaatatattttacacgattgaccaagatgaaaagagcaccaaccaaaacagcggtgtccgctttgatgcagcaaccgacaatggaaatgacacatattatggttacatagcagacatatgggaacttgactacggagtagattttaaggtccctttgtttaagtgcaagtgggtcaatctgtcaggaggcggggtacaggtagacccacagtacggaatgaccacagtggatctgaaaaatcttgggtacactgacgaaccgttcgtcctagccaatgatgtgccacaggttatctatgtgaaggacatgtctaccagaccgaggaaaagaaaagataaggaagcgaatacatcatacaatgagccaaagcgccacatagttctttgaggaaaaagggacatcctgggagtggagggcaagacagacatgtctgaagagtatgaaaagtttcatgaaattccccccttcaaagtcaaggctgacccaagcatcctgataaacgatgaagattatccatggttacggcgcaataagcaaacgacacaagcgaagaaaaagtgaagactttctcccgcaactattatgatgataacatgccaactttgtaacagacgagtatgataccattgtccgttttgtacatgcacatgctatgccaactttttcagagttcatttgaaaactatgaattttaaaacctcgccaaccgaagggcgctcacaccggtttataaataaagcaacaaagaaaacaaaaaaagagtttccaaatttgaaaactaatggcactaatagaaagtttataatttttctaaaactaaaagcaaaaagaattaaaaaataaagcaaaaaacaacaaaaaataaataatgcagaaaacagaacaaaagactgaaaaaaataaaaatagcaacaataagtattttgttgtaagtagaaacaaaataaaataaataaagcaacaaagaaaacaaaaaaagatttttcagatttgaaaactaatggcactaacagaaagtttataatttttctaaaactaaaagcaaaaagaattaaaaaataaagcaaaaaacaacaaaaactaaataatgcagaaaacagaacaaaaaactgaaaaaaaaataaaaatagcaacaataagtattttgttgtaagtagaaacaaaataaaataaataaagcaacaaagaaaacaaaaaaagagtttttagatttgaaaactaatggcactaacagaaagtttataatttttctaaaactaaaagcaaaaagaattaaaaaataaagcaaaagaccaaaagaaaaataaaccaaaaccaaaataaactaaataaagcaaaaattaaacaaaaaaacaaaaaaaatgccacctactgggcccccacggcctgaatacgactagaaaccctatgggccaggattcaggcccgtggaaggcccagtaggcccacaggcacagatggcagagttaggcccgaaagcctgctttagagaggagctcgagaggggagccgcaccgcaccttataaactggtgcggctccctctcaactagcgaggtgggactaaacatttggcgcggggcagcacagggcctttggtcccggttggtggcaccaaccgggactaaaggggcctttggtcccggttggtggcaccaaccgggaccaaaggcccctttaGTCNNNNNNNNNNNNNNNNNNNNNNNNNNNNNNNNNNNNNNNNNNNNNNNNNNNNNNNNNNNNNNNNNNNNNNNNNNNNNNNNNNNNNNNNNNNNNNNNNNNNNNNNNNNNNNNNNNNNNNNNNNNNNNNNNNNNNNNNNNNNNNNNNNNNNNNNNNNNNNNNNNNNNNNNNNNNNNNNNNNNNNNNNNNNNNNNNNNNNNNNNNNNNNNNNNNNNNNNNNNNNNNNNNNNNNNNNNNNNNNNNNNNNNNNNNNNNNNNNNNNNNNNNNNNNNNNNNNNNNNNNNNNNNNNNNNNNNNNNNNNNNNNNNNNNNNNNNNNNNNNNNNNNNNNNNNNNNNNNNNNNNNNNNNNNNNNNNNNNNNNNNNNNNNNNNNNNNNNNNNNNNNNNNNNNNNNNNNNNNNNNNNNNNNN is drawn from Triticum dicoccoides isolate Atlit2015 ecotype Zavitan chromosome 6B, WEW_v2.0, whole genome shotgun sequence and contains these coding sequences:
- the LOC119326436 gene encoding uncharacterized protein LOC119326436, which produces MEIATPPPEFRFDGAVLDDDAYPAGSASIRNPFGSADALEAGNPFLATTAVTAPPSPNPFGLLPPDVSADGLSDGADPFDLFQHFASAPASPERAAAIYAQFSGAGDGGDGFQPRASYSTRRTVESAVPFDWEEKPGTPKPGVGSGATATGDGENADFDFGILLDRSAQEPDQLTTADELFDEGKIRPLKPPPRLLDGGSVGSSPRSARSAMWSPRLRGLTGPGPDFDPFATAMANASKAAAPSPLGPGVKDAVPDTATDTLPMNPDSVASPRSVPPTANNGGRKKWRLSDLLLFRRLSAKGRAGGSTISREPVFKYSPVQHLGTPVKKTEPVGATANGDAPAGGKQKKQNKFSATAGAEDGAARHGLSLMGCVRLNPGLHRLAKGLNGSSTSHLGRRTARAAMHSG